Proteins co-encoded in one Armatimonadota bacterium genomic window:
- the porA gene encoding pyruvate ferredoxin oxidoreductase, producing MSTVVARRQGLTGNDAVALAWRQINPDVVAAYPITPSTQVVERFARYLADGEATTEFVPTESEHSAISACVGASAAGARVMTATSSQGLALMHEVLYIASGLRLPIVMAVATRALSAPLNIHGDHSDVMGSRDAGWVQLYAGTVQEAYDLSILAVRVAERARVPVMVCLDGFTLSHSLEPVLVYADDAVRAFVGEARTSGYRLLDGEGAGPLTVGPLALPDAYMDFRRALANAMGRALEVIAGETAAFNAHFGRDLPVHLEASGLEEADGALLLLGSTADVVREALAGRSSASGRIGVVRLLTFRPFPAEAVRQALSHVARVVVMDRADSLSTLGGPLGIEVRAALYGQAFPPAVTDVIYGLGGRELRARDLERLRALFQEEPVPGPVYLGVEDG from the coding sequence ATGAGCACGGTGGTGGCTAGGCGGCAAGGCCTCACCGGCAACGACGCCGTGGCGCTGGCCTGGCGCCAGATCAACCCCGACGTGGTGGCGGCCTACCCCATCACGCCGTCGACCCAGGTGGTGGAGCGCTTCGCCCGCTACCTCGCCGACGGCGAGGCCACGACCGAATTCGTGCCGACCGAGTCGGAGCACTCGGCCATCTCCGCCTGCGTGGGCGCCAGCGCCGCCGGTGCTCGCGTCATGACCGCCACCTCCTCCCAGGGGCTGGCGCTGATGCACGAGGTCCTCTACATCGCCAGCGGCCTGCGGCTGCCCATCGTGATGGCCGTGGCCACCCGGGCCCTCTCAGCCCCGCTCAACATCCACGGCGACCACTCCGACGTGATGGGCTCCCGGGACGCCGGGTGGGTCCAGCTCTACGCCGGCACCGTCCAGGAGGCCTACGACCTCTCCATCCTGGCCGTGCGGGTGGCGGAGCGCGCCCGGGTGCCGGTGATGGTTTGTCTCGACGGGTTCACCCTCAGTCACAGCCTCGAACCGGTCCTGGTCTACGCCGATGACGCGGTCCGGGCCTTCGTGGGGGAGGCGCGCACCAGCGGCTACCGCCTGCTGGACGGGGAGGGCGCCGGGCCCCTCACGGTGGGCCCCCTGGCCCTGCCGGACGCCTACATGGACTTCCGCCGCGCCCTGGCCAACGCCATGGGCCGGGCCCTGGAGGTCATCGCGGGCGAGACGGCCGCCTTCAATGCCCACTTCGGCCGTGACCTGCCGGTCCACCTGGAGGCCAGCGGGCTGGAGGAGGCCGACGGCGCCCTGCTCCTGTTGGGGAGTACCGCCGACGTGGTGCGCGAGGCCCTGGCGGGCCGCTCCAGTGCCTCCGGCAGGATCGGGGTCGTGCGGCTGCTGACCTTCCGGCCGTTCCCCGCCGAGGCCGTGCGGCAGGCGCTCTCCCACGTCGCGCGCGTCGTCGTGATGGACCGGGCGGACTCGCTCAGTACCCTGGGCGGACCCCTGGGCATCGAGGTGCGGGCGGCCCTGTACGGTCAGGCCTTTCCCCCCGCGGTCACCGACGTGATCTACGGTCTGGGCGGCCGGGAGCTGCGCGCCCGGGACCTGGAGCGCCTCCGGGCGCTCTTCCAGGAGGAGCCGGTTCCGGGCCCCGTCTACCTGGGCGTGGAGGACGGCTGA
- a CDS encoding 4Fe-4S dicluster-binding protein, translated as MPAEPAALPWRDLDAGPVLPGETSRRFLTGDWRERRPRLDLDRCVHCLLCWLYCPDTSVLVAGGRVVGIDLDYCKGCGVCAAVCPPSAAAITMVEEER; from the coding sequence ATGCCAGCTGAGCCGGCCGCGTTGCCCTGGCGGGACCTGGACGCCGGCCCCGTCCTGCCCGGGGAGACCAGCCGGCGCTTCCTCACGGGGGACTGGCGCGAGCGCCGTCCCCGCTTGGACCTGGACCGCTGCGTGCACTGCCTCCTGTGCTGGCTCTACTGCCCCGACACCTCGGTCCTGGTCGCGGGCGGGCGGGTCGTGGGCATCGACCTCGACTACTGCAAGGGGTGCGGGGTCTGCGCGGCGGTGTGCCCCCCCTCGGCGGCGGCCATCACCATGGTCGAGGAGGAGCGATGA